A single region of the Kocuria rosea genome encodes:
- a CDS encoding aconitate hydratase: MSTVDSFGAKGVLDVKGTEYEIFRLNTLEGAQKLPYSLKVLLENLLRTEDGANITSEHIEALANWDPTAEPSIEIQFTPGRVIMQDFTGVPCIVDLATMREAIADLGGDPARVNPLAPAELVIDHSVQIDSFGTSDSIGINMDIEYQRNGERYQFLRWGQTAFDDFKVVPPGMGIVHQVNIENLARVVMTREVDGVLRAYPDTCVGTDSHTTMENGLGVLGWGVGGIEAEAAMLGQPISMLIPRVVGFKLTGQIPSGATATDVVLTITEMLREHGVVGKFVEFYGEGVGAVPLANRATIGNMSPEFGSTAAIFPIDDVTLEYLRLTGRSDEQIDLVEAYVKEQGMWHDPSEEITFSEYLELDLSTVVPSISGPKRPQDRISLTDAKAQFHEDIKNYATHVDDNASGDTVDDVAAQSFPASDAPGYTADDHQSEADRPREHHAFAEDGRPSKQVPVTMPDGREFELDHGAVSIASITSCTNTSNPSVMMAAAVLARNAVEKGLKAKPWVKTSIAPGSKVVTDYYEKSGLVPALEELGFFIVGYGCTTCIGNSGPLEDEISQAIQDNDLAVTSVLSGNRNFEGRINPDVKMNYLASPPLVIAYALAGNMDFDFESESLGQDADGNEVYLKDIWPDPAEVQKIIDASIDTEMFTREYGTIFDGDERWQNLDTPTGKTFEWNPESTYVRKPPYFEGMTMETTPVEDITGARVLLKLGDSVTTDHISPAGSFKSDTPAGKYLIENGVQRKDFNSYGSRRGNHEVMIRGTFANIRIKNQLLDGVEGGYTRDFTQEGGPQAAVYDASINYQEAGVPLVVLGGKEYGSGSSRDWAAKGTSLLGVKAVIAESYERIHRSNLIGMGVLPLQYPAGESADSLGLEGTETFDIQGVTGLNEGTTPKTLKVTATKEDGSTVEFDAVLRIDTPGEADYYRNGGILQYVLRNIAKS, translated from the coding sequence ATGAGCACAGTGGACAGCTTCGGGGCCAAGGGCGTACTCGACGTCAAAGGCACCGAATACGAGATTTTCCGACTGAACACGCTGGAGGGTGCGCAGAAGCTCCCGTACAGCCTGAAGGTTCTGCTCGAGAACCTGTTGCGCACCGAGGACGGCGCCAACATCACCTCCGAGCACATCGAGGCCCTGGCCAACTGGGACCCCACGGCCGAGCCCAGCATCGAGATCCAGTTCACCCCGGGTCGCGTGATCATGCAGGACTTCACGGGCGTGCCCTGCATCGTGGACCTCGCGACGATGCGCGAGGCCATCGCGGACCTCGGCGGCGACCCCGCCCGCGTGAACCCGCTCGCCCCGGCCGAGCTCGTGATCGACCACTCCGTGCAGATCGACTCCTTCGGGACCTCGGACTCGATCGGGATCAACATGGACATCGAGTACCAGCGCAACGGGGAGCGCTACCAGTTCCTGCGCTGGGGCCAGACGGCGTTCGACGACTTCAAGGTCGTCCCCCCGGGCATGGGCATCGTCCACCAGGTCAACATCGAGAACCTGGCGCGCGTCGTGATGACCCGCGAGGTCGACGGCGTGCTGCGCGCCTACCCGGACACCTGCGTGGGCACCGACTCGCACACCACCATGGAGAACGGCCTGGGCGTGCTCGGCTGGGGCGTGGGCGGCATCGAGGCCGAGGCCGCGATGCTCGGCCAGCCCATCTCCATGCTCATCCCGCGCGTGGTCGGCTTCAAGCTGACCGGCCAGATCCCGTCCGGGGCCACCGCCACCGACGTGGTGCTGACCATCACGGAGATGCTCCGCGAGCACGGCGTGGTCGGCAAGTTCGTCGAGTTCTACGGCGAGGGCGTCGGCGCCGTGCCCCTGGCCAACCGCGCCACCATCGGCAACATGAGCCCCGAGTTCGGCTCCACCGCCGCGATCTTCCCGATCGACGACGTCACCCTCGAGTACCTGCGCCTGACCGGCCGCTCCGACGAGCAGATCGACCTCGTCGAGGCGTACGTCAAGGAACAGGGCATGTGGCACGACCCGTCCGAGGAGATCACCTTCTCGGAGTACCTCGAGCTGGACCTCTCCACCGTGGTCCCCTCGATCTCCGGGCCGAAGCGGCCGCAGGACCGCATCTCGCTCACCGACGCGAAGGCGCAGTTCCACGAGGACATCAAGAACTACGCCACGCACGTCGACGACAACGCCTCCGGCGACACCGTGGACGACGTCGCGGCGCAGTCCTTCCCGGCCTCGGACGCCCCCGGCTACACCGCGGACGACCACCAGTCGGAGGCGGACCGCCCGCGCGAGCACCACGCCTTCGCCGAGGACGGCCGCCCGAGCAAGCAGGTCCCCGTGACCATGCCCGACGGCCGCGAGTTCGAGCTCGACCACGGCGCGGTCTCGATCGCGTCGATCACCTCGTGCACCAACACCTCGAACCCGTCGGTCATGATGGCCGCCGCGGTGCTGGCGCGCAACGCCGTCGAGAAGGGGCTCAAGGCCAAGCCCTGGGTCAAGACCTCGATCGCCCCGGGCTCGAAGGTCGTCACCGACTACTACGAGAAGTCCGGTCTGGTGCCGGCGCTCGAGGAGCTCGGCTTCTTCATCGTGGGCTACGGCTGCACCACCTGCATCGGCAACTCCGGTCCCCTCGAGGACGAGATCTCCCAGGCCATTCAGGACAACGACCTGGCCGTGACCTCGGTGCTCTCCGGCAACCGCAACTTCGAGGGCCGCATCAACCCGGACGTGAAGATGAACTACCTGGCGTCCCCGCCGCTGGTCATCGCCTACGCCCTGGCCGGCAACATGGACTTCGACTTCGAGAGCGAGTCCCTGGGCCAGGACGCCGACGGCAACGAGGTGTACCTCAAGGACATCTGGCCGGACCCGGCCGAGGTGCAGAAGATCATCGACGCGTCCATCGACACGGAGATGTTCACCCGCGAGTACGGCACCATCTTCGACGGCGACGAGCGCTGGCAGAACCTGGACACCCCCACCGGAAAGACGTTCGAGTGGAACCCCGAGTCCACCTACGTCCGCAAGCCCCCGTACTTCGAGGGCATGACGATGGAGACGACCCCGGTCGAGGACATCACGGGCGCCCGCGTGCTGCTGAAGCTGGGCGACTCGGTCACGACCGACCACATCTCCCCGGCGGGCTCGTTCAAGTCCGACACCCCGGCCGGCAAGTACCTCATCGAGAACGGGGTCCAGCGCAAGGACTTTAACTCGTACGGCTCCCGCCGCGGCAACCACGAGGTCATGATCCGCGGCACCTTCGCCAACATCCGGATCAAGAACCAGCTCCTGGACGGCGTGGAGGGCGGCTACACCCGCGACTTCACGCAGGAGGGCGGCCCGCAGGCCGCCGTCTACGACGCCTCGATCAACTACCAGGAGGCCGGCGTCCCGCTGGTCGTGCTGGGCGGCAAGGAGTACGGCTCCGGGTCCTCCCGCGACTGGGCCGCGAAGGGCACCTCCCTGCTGGGCGTCAAGGCCGTCATCGCCGAGAGCTACGAGCGCATCCACCGCTCGAACCTCATCGGCATGGGCGTGCTCCCGCTGCAGTACCCGGCCGGGGAGTCCGCGGACTCCCTCGGCCTGGAGGGCACGGAGACCTTCGACATCCAGGGCGTGACCGGGCTCAACGAGGGCACCACCCCGAAGACGCTCAAGGTCACCGCCACGAAGGAGGACGGCTCCACCGTCGAGTTCGACGCGGTCCTGCGCATCGACACGCCGGGCGAGGCGGACTACTACCGCAACGGCGGCATCCTGCAGTACGTGCTCAGGAACATCGCGAAGTCCTGA
- a CDS encoding class I SAM-dependent RNA methyltransferase, whose product MTPSHPPAPAEPAAPVELELRLGPVAHGGHTVARTGEGRVVFVRHGLPGELVRVRLTDSGPEARFWRGDVVAVLEADPHRRTEHVWAPADPLLTWRRGEPPVGGAEFGHAELEAQRALKAAVVTEQLTRLAGLETEIVVETMPGEDPQGRGWRTRAHFAVDPAGRIGMHPHRSAAVVPVDGFPLVVPAIDALRLGRLDLRGAERVDVAAPADGGTPLVHLSLAAGADPHRLRRELARLTADQDVSVTARAEGQREPETWAGRPSVAEHVGPHRWEVSAEGFWQIHRAAPALLHREVPAAAAARPGEHALDLYAGAGLFTAALADAVGETGTVLAVEGSPVTSADARRAFAGRPGVRVERGSVDKVLARTWPQAAPARGRRPARGGRPARSGAARPDVVVLDPPRAGAGRTVVDQLVALAPRRIVYLACDPATLARDLGRFRRAGWHVRSVRAFDMYPNTHHVETLAVLEP is encoded by the coding sequence GTGACCCCGTCCCACCCCCCGGCCCCCGCCGAGCCCGCCGCCCCCGTCGAGCTCGAGCTGCGCCTGGGCCCCGTCGCCCACGGCGGCCACACCGTGGCCCGCACCGGCGAGGGGCGCGTGGTGTTCGTCCGCCACGGCCTGCCCGGCGAGCTCGTCCGCGTCCGCCTCACCGACAGCGGCCCCGAGGCCCGGTTCTGGCGCGGCGACGTCGTCGCCGTCCTCGAGGCGGACCCCCACCGCCGGACCGAGCACGTGTGGGCCCCGGCCGACCCCCTGCTGACCTGGCGGCGCGGCGAGCCGCCCGTCGGCGGCGCGGAGTTCGGCCACGCCGAGCTGGAGGCCCAGCGCGCCCTCAAGGCCGCGGTGGTCACCGAGCAGCTCACCCGACTGGCCGGGCTCGAGACCGAGATCGTCGTCGAGACCATGCCGGGGGAGGACCCGCAGGGCCGCGGCTGGCGCACCCGGGCCCACTTCGCGGTCGACCCCGCGGGGCGGATCGGGATGCACCCCCACCGCAGCGCGGCCGTCGTCCCGGTGGACGGCTTCCCGCTCGTGGTCCCCGCCATCGACGCCCTGCGGCTCGGGCGGCTCGACCTGCGCGGGGCGGAACGGGTCGACGTCGCGGCCCCCGCCGACGGCGGGACGCCGCTGGTGCACCTGAGCCTGGCCGCCGGGGCCGACCCGCACCGGCTGCGCCGCGAGCTGGCACGGCTCACCGCGGACCAGGACGTCTCCGTCACCGCCCGCGCCGAGGGGCAGCGCGAGCCCGAGACGTGGGCGGGCCGGCCGTCGGTCGCCGAACACGTGGGCCCGCACCGGTGGGAGGTCTCCGCCGAGGGGTTCTGGCAGATCCACCGCGCCGCCCCCGCCCTGCTGCACCGGGAGGTGCCCGCGGCCGCCGCGGCGCGCCCCGGGGAGCACGCCCTCGACCTCTACGCCGGCGCCGGACTGTTCACGGCCGCGCTCGCGGACGCCGTGGGGGAGACGGGCACGGTCCTGGCCGTCGAGGGCTCGCCGGTCACCAGCGCCGACGCCCGCCGCGCCTTCGCCGGCCGGCCGGGGGTCCGTGTCGAGCGCGGGAGCGTCGACAAGGTGCTCGCCCGGACCTGGCCGCAGGCGGCGCCGGCCCGTGGCCGCCGGCCGGCGCGGGGCGGCCGCCCGGCCCGGAGCGGCGCGGCCCGCCCCGACGTCGTGGTCCTGGACCCGCCCCGGGCGGGCGCCGGGCGGACCGTCGTGGACCAGCTCGTGGCGCTGGCCCCGCGCCGGATCGTCTACCTCGCGTGCGACCCGGCCACGCTGGCGCGGGACCTGGGCCGGTTCCGCCGCGCCGGGTGGCACGTGCGGTCGGTGCGCGCCTTCGACATGTACCCGAACACCCACCACGTCGAGACGCTGGCGGTCCTGGAGCCCTGA
- a CDS encoding APC family permease: MQSIPRALRRALVGKPIHNERFSDAVLPKRTALPVFSADALSSVAYAPDEIILTLALAGTTAVAVSPWVGLAVLVVLTVVITAYRQNVRAYPSGGGDYEIVSKNLGRTAGVGVGAALMADYALVVAVSMATAAQYVTAALPALAGRRVELAVAGILFVGLLNLRGLKFMGRAAAVPTYFFLAVLTALLLVGLGQDLTGSLGDAPSAGREVLPAAGFDAGLAGLAGALLVLRAFSSGAVALTGVETITNSVPYFRKPRAANAAATLGVLGAISAALLAGVLYLADRTDVVVVGDPEEQLLVDGRLPGPDFFQDPVLGQLAKTVFGTDSLWFFVLVAATVGVLILAANTAFSGFPTLASRLARDAFLPRQLQARGDRFAFTNGILLLLLVAVVLTVAFGANVNSLIQLYIVGVFVSFTLTQAGMVRHWARVRRMRPHPGVRRELFVRRAVALVAFVLCAAVLVVVLVTKLTQGAWITIVAIVVLSAVMAGVRRHYDAVDAELALQPDSPVRALPSRVHAIIYVSSVRKPLMRALAYARASRPSTLEAVVVDTNAAATRRILDEWRRLEIPVPVTVLHAPYRDTIGPVLDHVRGVRRKSPRDLVVVYLPEYVVRHRWERLLHNQAIRPLRARLHQERGVMTASVPWHLSSASGQDTGPESAPEQRASRP, encoded by the coding sequence GTGCAGAGCATTCCCCGGGCGCTGAGGCGAGCCCTCGTCGGCAAGCCCATCCACAACGAGCGGTTCAGCGACGCCGTGCTGCCCAAGCGCACGGCGCTGCCGGTGTTCTCGGCGGACGCCCTCTCCTCGGTGGCCTACGCCCCCGACGAGATCATCCTGACCCTCGCGCTCGCGGGGACCACGGCCGTGGCGGTCTCCCCGTGGGTGGGCCTGGCCGTGCTCGTGGTGCTCACCGTGGTGATCACCGCCTACCGGCAGAACGTGCGCGCCTACCCCTCCGGCGGCGGCGACTACGAGATCGTCTCCAAGAACCTCGGCCGCACCGCGGGGGTGGGCGTGGGCGCGGCCCTGATGGCCGACTACGCCCTCGTCGTGGCGGTGTCCATGGCCACCGCCGCCCAGTACGTCACCGCGGCGCTGCCCGCGCTCGCCGGGCGGCGGGTGGAGCTGGCCGTGGCCGGGATCCTCTTCGTGGGGCTGCTCAACCTGCGCGGGCTGAAGTTCATGGGCCGGGCCGCGGCCGTGCCCACCTACTTCTTCCTCGCGGTCCTGACCGCGCTGCTGCTCGTGGGCCTGGGCCAGGACCTCACCGGCTCCCTGGGGGACGCCCCCAGCGCCGGCCGGGAGGTCCTGCCGGCCGCCGGCTTCGACGCGGGGCTGGCCGGTCTCGCGGGGGCCCTGCTGGTGCTGCGGGCCTTCTCCTCCGGGGCCGTGGCGCTGACCGGCGTGGAGACCATCACCAACTCGGTGCCCTACTTCCGCAAGCCCCGCGCCGCCAACGCCGCGGCCACCCTGGGCGTGCTCGGGGCGATCTCGGCGGCCCTGCTGGCCGGGGTGCTGTACCTCGCGGACCGCACGGACGTCGTGGTCGTCGGCGACCCGGAGGAGCAGCTGCTCGTCGACGGCCGGCTCCCCGGCCCCGACTTCTTCCAGGACCCCGTGCTGGGCCAGCTCGCGAAGACCGTCTTCGGCACCGACTCCCTGTGGTTCTTCGTGCTCGTGGCCGCGACGGTGGGCGTGCTGATCCTCGCCGCGAACACCGCCTTCTCCGGCTTCCCCACGCTGGCGTCCCGGCTGGCGCGGGACGCCTTCCTGCCCCGGCAGCTGCAGGCGCGCGGGGACCGCTTCGCGTTCACCAACGGCATCCTGCTGCTGCTGCTCGTCGCCGTGGTGCTCACCGTGGCGTTCGGGGCCAACGTCAACAGCCTCATCCAGCTCTACATCGTGGGCGTGTTCGTCTCCTTCACGCTCACGCAGGCCGGCATGGTCCGGCACTGGGCGCGCGTCCGGCGGATGCGCCCGCACCCCGGGGTCCGCCGCGAGCTGTTCGTGCGCCGGGCCGTGGCCCTGGTCGCCTTCGTGCTGTGCGCGGCGGTGCTCGTCGTCGTCCTCGTCACCAAGCTCACCCAGGGCGCGTGGATCACCATCGTGGCCATCGTGGTCCTCAGCGCGGTCATGGCGGGGGTCCGGCGGCACTACGACGCCGTGGACGCCGAGCTCGCGCTGCAGCCCGACTCCCCGGTCCGGGCCCTGCCCTCGCGGGTGCACGCCATCATCTACGTCTCCTCCGTCCGCAAGCCCCTCATGCGCGCCCTGGCCTACGCCCGGGCGTCCCGGCCCTCGACCCTCGAGGCCGTCGTCGTGGACACGAACGCCGCCGCCACCCGCCGGATCCTCGACGAGTGGCGCCGCCTCGAGATCCCGGTGCCCGTCACCGTGCTCCACGCGCCCTACCGGGACACCATCGGCCCGGTCCTCGACCACGTGCGCGGAGTGCGCCGCAAGTCGCCCCGGGACCTGGTCGTGGTGTACCTGCCCGAGTACGTCGTGCGGCACCGGTGGGAGCGGCTGCTGCACAACCAGGCCATCCGGCCGCTGCGGGCCCGCCTGCACCAGGAGCGCGGGGTCATGACGGCCTCCGTGCCCTGGCACCTGTCCTCCGCCTCCGGCCAGGACACGGGCCCCGAGTCCGCCCCCGAGCAGAGAGCGTCCCGCCCGTGA
- a CDS encoding potassium channel family protein — MAHFVIMGVGRVGVMVAHTLEDSGHTVAVIDQDDRAFRRLRKSFEGKKVTGLGFDQEVLRRAGIEEAYAFAAVSSGDNSNIIAARVARETFKVRHVVARIYDPSRAEFYQRLGIPTVAAVRWSADQALRRILPEQTITADFREASGRLQLGELSLDDSWSGLHLDAIQEATGVRIAFVTRFGEGVLPGPDMSYQQGDVVHAMMRTDDVEGVSRVLSRPPGPDVLDFANSLRRESDDVPGSDDTSRGGS; from the coding sequence ATGGCGCATTTCGTGATCATGGGAGTGGGGCGCGTCGGCGTGATGGTCGCCCACACCCTCGAGGACTCCGGGCACACCGTGGCGGTGATCGACCAGGACGACCGCGCCTTCCGGCGGCTGCGCAAGTCCTTCGAGGGCAAGAAGGTCACCGGCCTCGGCTTCGACCAGGAGGTGCTGCGCCGGGCCGGGATCGAGGAGGCCTACGCCTTCGCGGCCGTCTCGAGCGGGGACAACTCCAACATCATCGCGGCGCGCGTGGCGCGCGAGACGTTCAAGGTCCGCCACGTGGTGGCCCGCATCTACGACCCCTCCCGGGCGGAGTTCTACCAGCGGCTGGGGATCCCCACCGTCGCCGCCGTGCGCTGGAGCGCCGACCAGGCGCTGCGCCGGATCCTGCCCGAGCAGACGATCACGGCCGACTTCCGCGAGGCCTCGGGACGGCTGCAGCTGGGCGAGCTGTCCCTGGACGACTCGTGGTCCGGGCTGCACCTGGACGCGATCCAGGAGGCCACGGGGGTGCGGATCGCGTTCGTGACGCGCTTCGGGGAGGGCGTGCTGCCGGGTCCCGACATGAGCTACCAGCAGGGGGACGTGGTGCACGCCATGATGCGCACCGACGACGTCGAGGGCGTGTCCCGCGTCCTGTCCCGCCCGCCCGGCCCGGACGTGCTCGACTTCGCCAACTCCCTGCGCCGGGAGTCCGACGACGTGCCCGGCTCCGACGACACCTCCCGGGGAGGATCCTGA
- a CDS encoding potassium channel family protein encodes MRVVIVGAGAVGASIARELLSHQHEVVIFDEKPEVIGRSDLRGAQWIIGDACELSTLREGGLEETDVVVAATGDDKANLVVSLLARSEFGVPRTVGRVNNPKNEWLFDDAWGVDVAVSTPRLMTALVEEAVEVGDVVRLLTLQTGGATLSAYTVPHEHPIIATMVSQVPWPPDVTLVAILRDGVPITPSGDDVVEGADQLFFVSTTEGEAQLRAMFTTAGRHEPHRS; translated from the coding sequence ATGCGCGTGGTCATCGTGGGCGCGGGCGCCGTGGGCGCCTCGATCGCCCGGGAGCTGCTGTCCCACCAGCACGAGGTGGTGATCTTCGACGAGAAGCCCGAGGTCATCGGCCGCTCGGACCTGCGCGGGGCCCAGTGGATCATCGGTGACGCCTGCGAGCTCTCCACGCTGCGGGAGGGCGGGCTGGAGGAGACCGACGTCGTAGTCGCCGCCACGGGCGACGACAAGGCGAACCTGGTGGTCTCCCTCCTGGCGCGCAGCGAGTTCGGCGTGCCCCGCACGGTGGGCCGGGTCAACAACCCGAAGAACGAGTGGCTCTTCGACGACGCGTGGGGGGTGGACGTGGCCGTGTCCACGCCGCGGCTGATGACCGCGCTCGTGGAGGAGGCGGTCGAGGTGGGCGACGTGGTGCGGCTGCTGACCCTGCAGACGGGCGGGGCGACCCTCTCCGCCTACACGGTGCCGCACGAGCACCCCATCATCGCCACGATGGTCTCCCAGGTGCCGTGGCCGCCGGACGTGACGCTCGTGGCCATCCTGCGCGACGGGGTGCCCATCACCCCCTCGGGGGACGACGTGGTGGAGGGCGCCGACCAGCTGTTCTTCGTCTCCACCACGGAGGGCGAGGCGCAGCTGCGCGCGATGTTCACGACGGCCGGCCGGCACGAGCCGCACCGGAGCTGA
- a CDS encoding DUF3159 domain-containing protein, producing MTDPQEPGSAADGPGRGHDVERSMAAYAARSGMRRKDNGQLDVLHAVGGWRGLAETILPGFVFLAVLLVGNTLGVALAASLGTAALFTVLRLVQRQSLVQAVSGFVGVGVCALFARATGEALDYYVPGFWINAAWFAGLGASLLLRWPLLGVFYGYIRGEGAQWRDVPVRRRAYQVATVMLMAMFAARLLVQVPLYFAENLTGLGVARLVMGVPLYALTLWLAWLVSRPPEQITAQEQDTP from the coding sequence ATGACGGATCCCCAGGAGCCCGGGAGCGCCGCGGACGGGCCGGGGCGCGGCCACGACGTGGAGCGCTCGATGGCCGCCTACGCCGCGCGCTCGGGCATGCGCCGCAAGGACAACGGTCAGCTCGACGTGCTGCACGCCGTCGGCGGCTGGCGCGGTCTGGCCGAGACGATCCTGCCGGGCTTCGTGTTCCTCGCCGTGCTGCTCGTCGGCAACACCCTCGGGGTCGCGCTCGCCGCGTCCCTGGGCACGGCCGCCCTGTTCACCGTGCTGCGCCTGGTCCAGCGCCAGAGCCTGGTCCAGGCCGTGTCCGGGTTCGTGGGCGTGGGCGTCTGCGCGCTGTTCGCGCGGGCCACCGGCGAGGCGCTGGACTACTACGTCCCCGGCTTCTGGATCAACGCGGCCTGGTTCGCGGGCCTGGGCGCGTCCCTGCTCCTGCGCTGGCCGCTGCTCGGCGTCTTCTACGGCTACATCCGCGGGGAGGGCGCGCAGTGGCGCGACGTCCCGGTGCGCCGCCGCGCCTACCAGGTGGCCACGGTCATGCTGATGGCGATGTTCGCGGCCCGCCTGCTCGTGCAGGTGCCCCTGTACTTCGCGGAGAACCTCACCGGCCTGGGCGTGGCGCGGCTGGTCATGGGCGTGCCGCTGTACGCGCTGACCCTGTGGCTCGCCTGGCTCGTCTCCCGGCCCCCGGAGCAGATCACCGCCCAGGAGCAGGACACCCCCTGA
- a CDS encoding OB-fold nucleic acid binding domain-containing protein, which yields MTRTGTGEFRPTPGTGSIDVVAEAPVCAGDLDPSTAAGSRRRVMATGLVVEVTVPPVTGAQNYTALLAPDCPQAPGDESVAAPRPLRLVWHGQRTVPGVTAGTRLRCVGVVSFRDGRPSMFNPRYEIIAKQVSR from the coding sequence ATGACGAGAACAGGCACCGGCGAGTTCCGGCCGACACCGGGAACCGGGTCCATCGACGTGGTCGCCGAGGCGCCCGTGTGCGCGGGCGACCTCGACCCCTCGACCGCCGCCGGGAGCCGGCGCCGGGTGATGGCAACCGGTCTCGTGGTGGAGGTGACCGTGCCCCCGGTGACCGGCGCGCAGAACTACACCGCCCTGCTCGCCCCGGACTGCCCGCAGGCGCCGGGGGACGAGAGCGTGGCCGCCCCCCGGCCGCTGCGCCTCGTGTGGCACGGCCAGCGCACCGTGCCGGGCGTCACCGCGGGGACGCGGCTGCGCTGCGTGGGCGTGGTGAGCTTCCGGGACGGGCGCCCCTCGATGTTCAACCCGCGCTACGAGATCATCGCGAAGCAGGTCAGCAGATGA
- the dut gene encoding dUTP diphosphatase: MALQALDPDLPLPVYAKPGDAGADLRSREDVVLGPGQRALVPTGVAIALPEGYAGFVHPRSGLAARHGITVVNAPGTVDSGYRGEIMVTLLNTDGVEPFTVRRGDRIAQLVVQRVEQAVFELVDVLPGSARGGTGFGSSGTA; encoded by the coding sequence ATCGCGCTGCAGGCCCTCGACCCGGACCTTCCCCTGCCCGTGTACGCGAAGCCCGGAGACGCGGGCGCCGACCTGCGCTCGCGCGAGGACGTGGTCCTCGGCCCCGGTCAGCGGGCCCTGGTGCCCACGGGGGTGGCGATCGCGCTGCCCGAGGGGTACGCCGGGTTCGTGCACCCCCGCTCGGGGCTGGCGGCCCGGCACGGGATCACGGTGGTCAACGCCCCGGGCACGGTGGACTCCGGCTACCGGGGCGAGATCATGGTCACCCTGCTCAACACGGACGGCGTCGAGCCCTTCACCGTCCGCCGCGGCGACCGCATCGCCCAGCTCGTCGTCCAGCGCGTCGAGCAGGCCGTCTTCGAGCTCGTCGACGTGCTGCCCGGCTCGGCGCGCGGCGGGACGGGGTTCGGCTCCAGCGGCACCGCCTGA
- a CDS encoding DUF3093 domain-containing protein: MSRPASSSASPADGPREPRRSSSERPGAEILYQEKLTPAWWMWLLVLFAGVVALVALAPIDPWVAGAAAVVVGGGTAVALVASSTTIVVTDESLQVGRARIERRFVGEAEAFRGDDVRRVRGPELDGRAFMNFRASVGPVVRIRITDPVDPTPYWLTSTRHPERIVEVLSARP, encoded by the coding sequence ATGTCCCGTCCTGCGTCCTCCAGTGCGTCCCCGGCCGACGGCCCCCGCGAACCCCGCCGGTCCTCCTCCGAGCGGCCCGGCGCCGAGATCCTCTACCAGGAGAAGCTCACCCCCGCGTGGTGGATGTGGCTGCTCGTGCTCTTCGCCGGCGTCGTCGCCCTCGTCGCGCTCGCCCCCATCGACCCGTGGGTGGCCGGAGCGGCGGCCGTCGTGGTCGGCGGCGGCACGGCCGTGGCCCTCGTCGCCTCCAGCACCACCATCGTCGTCACCGACGAGTCCCTGCAGGTCGGCCGGGCCCGCATCGAGCGACGGTTCGTGGGCGAGGCCGAGGCCTTCCGCGGCGACGACGTCCGCCGGGTCCGCGGCCCCGAGCTGGACGGGCGGGCCTTCATGAACTTCCGGGCGTCCGTGGGCCCGGTGGTGCGGATCCGGATCACCGACCCCGTGGACCCCACGCCGTACTGGCTCACCTCCACCCGGCACCCGGAGCGGATCGTCGAGGTGCTGTCCGCGCGTCCGTGA
- a CDS encoding DUF4193 domain-containing protein, whose protein sequence is MATDYDAPRKQEDELKEDSIEELQTRRTDAQSGTVDEDEAAAAESFELPGADLSNEELSVVVLPAQEDEFTCGSCFLVRHRSQIAEERGGVKYCVECVG, encoded by the coding sequence ATGGCCACTGATTACGACGCGCCGCGCAAGCAGGAGGACGAGCTCAAGGAGGACTCGATCGAGGAGCTGCAGACGCGCCGCACCGATGCGCAGTCCGGCACCGTCGACGAGGACGAGGCGGCCGCGGCCGAGAGCTTCGAGCTGCCGGGCGCGGACCTCTCCAACGAGGAGCTGTCCGTCGTCGTGCTGCCGGCCCAGGAGGACGAGTTCACCTGCGGCTCGTGCTTCCTGGTGCGCCACCGCTCCCAGATCGCCGAGGAGCGGGGCGGGGTCAAGTACTGCGTCGAGTGCGTGGGCTGA